One Rhizoctonia solani chromosome 3, complete sequence genomic region harbors:
- a CDS encoding Retrotransposable element Tf2 protein, translating into MATCSQPPSRGPSPPPQHLPRMEPEPSTTALLEAINALANQVGSLQAQIKSQGKQISQLTAICKETNNLVGDKDQGRAQTKPGPLTGPVTPPTHSGGEAHTPGMVRPGLKAPFRPSRGTGFDSEDKEPRLPKKEPQGTPRRHLGSLTPFNAGSSVKRPKMDLPNPYKGDTRGQKATQWLDQMMLWVALHCNQFDDEEQMVVWILYHMTDKAANWALPIIGNIIKGKGNPPTTIQALTAKFKEAFADPDAKRAAARKIATLVQTSTTSKYVTEFCNLMAELDWNKEAYIAQFTQGLHWKVKELLSTKDSIPDNLEAIFAAAIKINNIRRKNEENRPKKAPAKSPATVATTSTTTTQRVRLLEDPNYVTLEERDRRCASGLCVKCGQKGHGIKQCPNGWKATIKEEAKPLTQKMDNLDSFEFVSLALDSNKKPLLFIDLYVQKFPAEPLKTLIDSGATLNFISPLIVEKYKIPKTQLKNPQVVRMLDGTISQTGCIWHQVQLAVLANGHSHSIPFLVCPIGNTPAILGMTWLTAEAPLIDWQQGLITFPDQVKIASEEEADLDPLADLPRQYHEFAKVFDLIPDARLTPGPIYSMTNAESKALKQHIDKELATGKIRPSTSSAGAPVMFVKKADGSLQLVVDYCKLNDVTHKNVYPLPRQDNLMAKLRHAKMFTKLDLRWGYNNVRIKEGDEWKTAFRTKYGLFKYLVMPFGLTNAPAAFQHFMNNLFRDLIDVTVVIYLDDILIFSEKPEDHPNHLFCKLSKCHFHVTTVDYLGIVISPTGFSMDQKKIKAVTSWPQPKTVKQVQAFLGFVNYLRRFIPNFSTVARPLHNLTKKETPWSWGKTEEDTFQELKALVTKSPVLIHSNPELPYYLETDASGVAMGAILSQQGEDHWLHPIAYMSKSFSGAEANYDTHNKELLAIIKALEEWRIFLEATDKPVQVFSDHWNLEYWMQARTFNRRHARWRIFLSNFNFEIHYCPGKQSGKPDALSRRLDYVDLPLEPEVMLPAEVFANTLEEEVEIVTEIRSRIKEDPSLEPIIQFLTEDADDAPPSIQKAYWDYDWEEDLLWYRGKLVVPDSEPLKERLLKESHNSPLAGHPGQQRTLELLSRNYWWPGMKSSAKEWVECCPTCQANCQAHAPVIALKPLEVPPFPFHTISYNFITGFPKSNGHDAILVVIDSFSKFGHFIPTTKKVTAKGLADLFITHVWKLHGLPVKTVSDRGTTFTGKFLRALYQRLGIKPAFSSAYHPESDGQTERVNQFIKFYLRSYVAADHSDWATWLPLAEYAYNNARHLATGKTPFKLVYGRNPVMSPSNVPANVPEANHVANTLAQEWKEAESALRLTKERMTGNKGITPEYAIGKKRLGPFKVLERISSHAYRLKLLETLKIHNVFYVGLLSKVHESPSQPFPERPPPETVEGEEEYKVEQIINSKRQQGKWFYLIKWKGYGPEDNSWEPEELLEHSQEEIQRFNKSQLKKACDSAKSL; encoded by the exons ATGGCAACctgctcccaaccaccctctcgcggcccatcaccccctccgcaacacctgcccagaatggaaccggaaccGTCCACTActgctctccttgaggctatcaacGCCCTTGCcaaccaagttgggtccttgcaggcccaaattaAATCACAAGGCAAGCAAATCTCACAGCTCactgccatatgcaaggaaaccaacaaccttgttggtgacaaagaccagggcagagcccaaaccaagcctggcccattgactgggcctgtcacccctcctacccactcagggggggaagcccacactccaggcatggttaggcctgggctcaaagccCCCTTCCGCCCCTCAAGGGGAACAGGTTTTGACTCAGAGGACAAAGAACCAAGgctccccaaaaaggagcctcaaggaacgcctagaaggcacttgggatctctcacccccttcaacgcagggtccagcgtaaaacggcccaagatggacctccccaaTCCCTATAAGGGTGACACCAGGGGACAAAAGgccactcagtggcttgATCAAATGATGCTATGGGTAGCTCTCCATTGCAATCAGTTTGACGAtgaagagcagatggtggtatggatcttataccacatgacagacaaggccgccaactgggccctccccatcattggaaatatcatcaagggcaagggtaatcctcctaccaccatccaggccctaacggccaaattcaaggaggcctttgCTGACCCCGACGCCAAACGGGCTGCAGCCAGGAAAATAGCTACCCTGGTCCaaacctccaccacctccaagtaTGTCACGGAGTtctgcaacctcatggcggaattagactggaacaaggaagccTATATTGCACagttcacgcaaggcctccactggaaagtcaaggaatTGCTGTCTACCAAGGATAGCATCCCTGACAATCTTGAAGCCATCTTTGCAGCAGCAATTAAAATCAATAACatccgccgcaaaaatgaggaaaaccggccaaagaaggcccctgccaagtccccggccactgtggccaccacctccaccactaccactcaacgggtccgcctattGGAAGACCCCAACTATGTCACactggaggaaagggaccgccgctGCGCATCAGGGCTGTGCGTTAAAtgcggccaaaaggggcatggcatcaaacaatgccccaatggctggaaagccaccatcaAGGAGGAGGCCAAG CCCCTGACTCAAAAAATGGACAATCtagatagttttgaatttgtatctctggctctagactcaaataaaaaacctctATTATTCATTgatctatatgtccaaaaattcccggcagaacccctcaaaaccctcattgactctggagccacattgaatttcatttcccccttgattgtggaaaaatataaaataccaaaaacccaactcaaaaatccacaagttgtgagaatgctagatggtacaatttcacagactggttgcatatggcaccaggttcaacttgcggtcttggccaatggccactcacactccattcctttccttgtttgtccCATTGGAAATACTCCAGCTATtttaggcatgacatggctgaCGGCAGAAGCccccctcattgactggcaacagggattgATCACATTCCCAGATCAGGTGaaaattgcctctgaggaagaagcagacttGGACCCCCTGGCAGATCTCCCTAGGCAATACCACGAatttgccaaggtatttg ACCTTATTCCCGATGCCAGACTCACGCCAGGGCCAAtttacagcatgaccaacgcggaatccaaggcactaaagcaacacattgacaaggaattagcaacgggcaagatccgccccagcacttcctcagcaggtgctccggtcatgtttgtaaagaaggcagatggttccTTACagctggttgtggattattgCAAGCTAAATGATGTAACACATAAAAACGTGTATCCATTGCCAAGGCAAGACAACTTGATGGCCAAGCTTAGGCACGCAAAAATGTTCACAAAGCTAGAtctacgctggggttacaacaatgtcaggatcaaggaaggggatgaatggaaaacggcatTTAGAACTAAATATGGGCTATTCAAATACCTGgtaatgccttttggcctcaccaatgccccagccgccttccaacatttcatgaacaacctgttcagggatctcattgacgtcacagtggtgatCTATTTGGATGACATATTAATCTTCTCCGAGAAACCTGAGGACCACCCTAACCAC CTGTTTTGCAAGCTCTccaaatgccacttccatgtcactacGGTTGATtatcttggcattgtcatatcccccaccggcttctccatggaccaaaagaagatcaaggcggtcacatcatggcctcaacccaaaacagtcaaacaggtccaggcctttcTAGGGTTTGTAAATTACCTCAGACGTTTCATTCCTAATTTCAGCACGGTTGCGCGTCCCCtacacaacctcaccaaaaaggaaaccccctggtcatggggtaagaCAGAAGAAGACACATTCCAGGAATTAAAGGCCCTTGTCACCAAATCCCCGGTTCTTATCCATTCCAATCCAGAActaccctactacctagaaacagacgcatcaggggtagccatgggagccatatTGAgccaacaaggagaggatcACTGGCTTCATCCAATTGCTTATATGTCAAAGTCCTTCTCTGGTGCTGAAGCCAACTATgatacccacaacaaggaacttctggctatcatcaaggcattggaggaatggaggatcTTCTTGGAGGCCACAGACAAGCCTGTACAGGTTTTTTCAGACCActggaacttggaatattggatgcaggcacggacattcAATAGGAGACACGCTAGATGGCGCATTTTCTTGAGCAACTttaactttgaaatccactattgcccgggaaaacagtcaggaaagccagatgCCCTCTCCAGAAGATTGGACTATGTAGACCTACCCttggaaccagaagtcatgctacccGCGGAAGTCTTTGCAAACACTTTGGAAGAGGAGGTTGAGATTGTCACGGAAATACGGTCTAGAATCAAAGAAGACCCCTCCCTGGAAccaatcatccagttccttaCAGAAGACGCAGATGATGCACCTCCTTCCATCCAAAAGGCTTATTGGgattatgattgggaagaagacctcctatggtaccgcggaaaattggtagtcccagactcagagccTCTCAAGGAGCGGTTGCTTAAGGAATCCCACAACTCCCCATTGGCAGgccacccaggacaacaaagGACGTTAGAACTCCTTAGCCggaactactggtggccaggaatgaaatcatccgccaaggaatgggtagaatgctgtcctacctgccaagccaattgcCAAGCCCACGCCCCTGTCATTGCCCTAAAGCCattagaagttcccccgttcccgttccacacaatatcctacAACTTCATCACGGGATTCCCCAAGTCTAATGGGCACGATGCAATTCTAGTGGTAATTGattccttctccaagtttggtcatttcatcccaaccacaaagaaggtcacagctAAGGGCCTAGCCGacctgttcatcacccacgTCTGGAAGTTACACGGACTACCGGTCaaaacagtctcagaccGTGGGACaacgttcacagggaaattcctaagagcattataccaacgccttggaaTCAAACCGGCCTTCTCTTCAGCCTACCATCCGGAGtcagacggacaaacagaaagggtgaaccaaTTCATCAAGTTCTATCTTAGGTCCTACGTTGCGGCAGATCATTCAGACTGGGCTACCTGGCTACcattggcagaatatgcgtacaacaacgctaGACACTTGGCCACAGGAAAGACCCCCTTCAAACTTgtctatggaagaaaccctGTCATGAGTCCATCCAATGTACCAgcaaatgtcccagaagccaaCCACGTAGCCAACACCCTGGCtcaagaatggaaggaagcagaatcCGCCCTGAGACTAACAAAGGAAAGAATGACAGGAAACAAAGGAATAACTCCGGAATACGcaattggcaaaaaa AGACTAGGCCCTTTCAAAGTCTTAGAAAGAATATCCAGTCATGCGTACCGCCTAAAACTTCTGGAAACTTTGAAGATCCACAATGTGTTCTATGTAGGGCTGTTATCCAAAGTCCATGAATCTCCCAGTCAACCCTTCCCAGAGCGTCCCCCTCCAGAAACAgttgaaggggaagaagaatacaaggtggaacagatcatcaactccaaaaggcaacaaggaaaatggttctacttgataaaatggaagggctatggtcCAGAAGATAATTCATGGGAGCCAGaggaactcctggaacacagccaggaggaaattcaacgcttcaacaagtcacaactgaaaaaggcttgtgactccgccaagagcctttaa
- a CDS encoding cytochrome P450 family protein: MFDFTNPVNILAIGLGLALLLHMLKRRASTCPLPPSVQSYPLIGHLFSAPTSNDHLGFIEIGNRLKTSIFTLKSFGQTTIVLNSIEDATNLLKNRSAIYSDRYCAPMLGDPLLMDSGNFIDFLGYNDRLRKCRRLMHPWLNKKACESFHESQVQDARLLLQKLMLCGRTSSEVLYKEVFRALSGTLLHSIYGYRISGEDDPLIKEAIHKTKEGIASGDYERSIIESSVYEAKALGLSSEETDNYLSYIGISLYLGGAETTYNVILVFFLAIMHFPESQRKAQAEIDEILGDTRLPGMEDMQRLPYTNRLIQETLRWRPILPLGIPHAVSKDDFYQGFLIPKGATVVGNIWAMSRDKRFYKDAEESDPDRFLDSSIPPCPIFGFGRRECPGVHFAESSLFSIIASVLAAFNIKAPDSRRLTAPGLGDYPDPGNKSNYVASAGSDFGLQV, encoded by the exons ATGTTTGACTTTACCAACCCTGTAAACATCCTTGCTATTGGCCTCGGGCTCGCGCTGCTGCTTCATATGTTGAAGCGGCGCGCAAGCACTTGCCCTTTACCTCCGAGTGTTCAGTCTTACCCTCTAATTGGTCACCTCTTTTCGGCGCCTACAAGCAATGACCACTTGGGGTTCATTGAGATAGGAAATCGATTGAAGA CAAGTATATTCACCCTCAAGTCATTCGGACAGACAACGATAGTTCTCAATTCGATAGAGGACGCGACCAACCTTCTCAAGAACCGATCTGCCATATATTCCGACCGCTACTGTGCACCGATGCTAGGTGATCCATTATT GATGGATTCTGGCAACTTTATTGATTTTTTAGGGTATAACGATCGCTTAAGAAAGTGCCGACGATTGATGCATCCATGGCTAAACAAGAAGGCTTGCGAGTCCTTTCATGAGTCTCAAGTGCAAGACGCTCGACTGTTGCTACAGAAATTGATGCTCTGTGGTCGTACCTCCTCGGAGGTTTTATACAAAGAGGTGTTCAG GGCGCTTTCCGGTACATTACTGCACTCAATCTATGGATACCGCATCAGCGGAGAAGATGACCCTCTTATCAAAGAGGCCATACA CAAAACAAAAGAGGGAATT GCGTCGGGGGATTATGAGCGCTCTATTATCGAGTCGTCGGTGTATGAGGCCAAGGCTCTGGGGCTTTCCTCCGAAGAGACGGACAACTACCTAAGTTATATCGGGATAAGTCTTTACTTGG GTGGAGCAGAGACG ACGTACAACGTAATCCTGGTATTCTTTCTTGCAATCATGCATTTTCCAGAGTCGCAACGAAAGGCTCAAGCTGAGATTGATGAAATTCTTGGTGACACGCGGCTCCCTGGCATGGAAGATATGCAGCGGCTTCCCTACACCAATCGTCTGATTCAAGAGACTTTACGATGGCGCCCAATACTGCCTCTAG GTATCCCGCATGCTGTAAGCAAAGATGACTTTTATCAAGGGTTTCTGATCCCCAAGGGGGCAACGGT GGTCGGGAACATTTG GGCAATGAGTCGCGACAAGAGGTTTTATAAAGATGCAGAGGAGTCTGACCCTGATCGTTTCCTAGATTCTTCTATTCCCCCATGCcccatatttggatttgGTCGAAG AGAATGCCCTGGAGTTCACTTTGCCGAGTCATCCCTTTTTAGCATTATTGCATCTGTATTAGCTGCATTCAACATCAAGGCACCTGATAGTAGAAGGTTGACTGCACCTGGATTGggtgactaccc AGACCCTGGTAACAAATCCAATTACGTTGCATCCGCCGGAAGTGACTTTGGCCTACAAGTCTAA
- a CDS encoding alpha/beta hydrolase family protein — protein sequence MHYPPPESPRPRGITKPRTLTPLANQQSATSPPPLLAESIRSFLPGWTCTTHVFQAAAPRESMQPGPGSQIVVSSGLNGVERQAIADARFEEITKLRKDISSGRKKLSMNDATMWSVANRYAPERSRTGNSIGVTVVLFHAGGFHKEIWETTLRYLLSMPQGRANVDEIWSLDAANHGDSALINNKSLGETFEWSDHARDILNFLGNYLPDRTQNGVLQWNLERISNQNSRERFERGFEDRKVLGIGHSFGGCALARAALDGPSLFSSIIFVDPVIYPLCAAGGSKIRLAPIGALIRREQWQDRESARTGLLKSPFFQAWHPDALEDYVQYGTVEDEHGVKLKCSGYQEAVTFNEIGRLPCEVWEMLPMLDQRIPLKWIMDSTNGDVSGGRESAQHVVWLRASNSTNIQIKGAGHMSAIPPPLLTKNIWSFLPGWTCTTHVFQTAASGEIIPPSESSRTIVQSGLGKVKQQAITDAKFKEIAQLRKDIN from the exons ATGCATTATCCTCCACCTGAGAGCCCCAGACCTCGGGGAATAACTAAACCCCGCACTCTGACTCCGCTCGCCAATCAACAGAGCGCAACATCTCCGCCTCCGCTCCTGGCAGAAAGCATCCGGTCCTTCTTACCTGGTTGGACATGTACGACTCATGTGTTCCAAGCTGCAGCACCTCGGGAAAGTATGCAACCAGGTCCAGGCAGTCAAATAGTTGTATCATCTGGATTAAACGGAGTTGAGCGACAGGCCATTGCTGACGCCAGGTTCGAGGAGATCACAAAACTCAGAAAAGACATCAGTTCAGGACGCAAAAAGCTCTCTATGAATGACGCTACTATGTGGAGCGTTGCAAATCGGTACGCGCCGGAAAGGTCTCGTACGGGCAACAGTATAGGCGTGACCGTCGTGCTCTTTCATGCAGGCGGGTTTCATAAAGAA ATATGGGAAACTACCTTGCGATACCTGTTGTCAATGCCTCAAGGTCGAGCAAATGTGGATGAAATCTGGAGTCTCGACGCAGCGAATCATGGAGACAGTGCGCTTATAAATAATAAGAGCCTAGGAGAAACAT TCGAATGGTCTGACCATGCACGAGACATCCTCAACTTTCTCGGAAACTACCTCCCTGATAGAACCCAAAACGGCGTACTCCAATGGAACCTCGAACGAATATCCAACCAAAATTCTCGGGAGCGCTTTGAACGCGGTTTCGAGGATCGTAAAGTGCTCGGAATCGGTCATTCATTTGGAGGATGTGCACT TGCACGAGCCGCGCTTGACGGCCCCTCACTCTTTTCGTCAATCATCTTTGTAGACCCAGTGATATACCCTTTATGCGCAGCTGGGGGATCTAAGATTAGGTTGGCACCCATAGGTGCATTGATTCGACGTGAGCAATGGCAAGATCG TGAATCAGCTCGTACGGGACTCCTCAAATCACCGTTTTTTCAAGCATGGCATCCGGACGCATTAGAAGACTACGTCCAATACGGAACAGTCGAAGATGAACATGGTGTCAAACTGAAATGTTCAGGATATCAG GAAGCAGTTACGTTTAATGAAATCGGACGATTACCCTGCGAGGTTTGGGAAATGCTTCCGATGCTGGATCAACGCATACCATTGAAGTGGATCATGGACTCGACCAATGGTGACGT GTCCGGCGGACGGGAATCTGCACAACATGTTGTTTGGCTCCGGGCTTCTAACTCTACCAACATACAAATTAAAGGCGCAGGTCACATG AGCGCAATTCCTCCTCCACTCCTAACAAAAAACATCTGGTCCTTCTTACCTGGTTGGACGTGCACAACTCATGTGTTCCAAACTGCAGCGTCTGGGGAAATTATTCCACCAAGTGAAAGTAGCCGAACCATTGTACAATCTGGACTGGGGAAAGTCAAGCAACAGGCCATTACCGATGCCAAGTTCAAGGAGATTGCACAACTCAGAAAAGACATCAATTAA